CGGTAAGGGCCAGTATGATATTTTTAAAAGTGTTTTCGAAAAAGGCAAATGGAGCAAGCCCGAAAATCTCGGAGAACCTATCAATACACCAGAAAATGATCTGTTCTTTGTAATGATGGCCAATGGAAAGACCGCATATTATTCGTCTACCTTTCACAAGGACAATGTGGGGAAAAAGGATGTCTATGAGATCAGTTTTATTCCGCAAAAAAAAGAAAAACCCAAAGGACCTTCTTTAACACTTCTTAAAGGTACCGTAACCGATTCCCTTACTGGGAAACCAATTGAAGCCCGCATTGAGATATCCGACAATCAAAAGAACGAACGGGTAACGGAGCTCCACTCCAATGCCGCTTCGGGAAATTACCTTGTGTCGTTACCCTCCGGAAAAAATTACAATATAACGGTGAATGCGGATGGTTATTTGTTTTATTCAGCCAACATCAACATATCATCAGATACGGCAGCTTACAAAGAAATTATCCGCAATATCAAACTCAATAAAATTGAAGTGGGAAACAAAGTTGTGCTCAACAATATTTTCTTTGATTATGATAAAGCATCACTCCGCTCAGAATCCTACATTGAACTGAGTAACCTGCTGAACCTGATGACGGTTAATCCAAAACTCAAAATAGAGATCTCCGGTCATACCGACAACAAAGGCAGCGCTGTATATAACAAGAATCTGTCGGAAAGCCGCGCGCAATCGGTTGTTTCCTATTTAATAAGCAAAGGCACCGAGATCGACCGGCTGAACTTT
This Bacteroidota bacterium DNA region includes the following protein-coding sequences:
- a CDS encoding PD40 domain-containing protein; this encodes ISADGSIMIFTSRRPFTEKEIKKGKEGKENVYSSISKKTKWQAAEALSVAINEPDRFNSAIAISNDGQHLLLYRDDINANGDIWESFLKGTEWSEPTKMPEQINSSKHESSASISPDGNTIYFVSEREGGLGGRDIWYCTKDKKGGGWWKAQNIGPEINSTGSEEGVFIHPDGKTLYFSSTGHGGKGQYDIFKSVFEKGKWSKPENLGEPINTPENDLFFVMMANGKTAYYSSTFHKDNVGKKDVYEISFIPQKKEKPKGPSLTLLKGTVTDSLTGKPIEARIEISDNQKNERVTELHSNAASGNYLVSLPSGKNYNITVNADGYLFYSANINISSDTAAYKEIIRNIKLNKIEVGNKVVLNNIFFDYDKASLRSESYIELSNLLNLMTVNPKLKIEISGHTDNKGSAVYNKNLSESRAQSVVSYLISKGTEIDRLNFAGYGFQFPVATNDTDEGRQLNRRVEFKVLSK